A single genomic interval of Labeo rohita strain BAU-BD-2019 chromosome 13, IGBB_LRoh.1.0, whole genome shotgun sequence harbors:
- the socs5b gene encoding LOW QUALITY PROTEIN: suppressor of cytokine signaling 5b (The sequence of the model RefSeq protein was modified relative to this genomic sequence to represent the inferred CDS: inserted 1 base in 1 codon), with protein MWDSSESNSFNSLQTKDGCEVIFTNRRGRGLHSMEKVGKMWGNLRSRCQALFHNDGSESHLCSQDLDCVHCVVDLGRGAHAEPYETRSSTPSRTLSPLPLVTGGRRGHNCVADIPXIVEISIDKESEDARRGPLVRRDSYSRHAPWGGKKKHSCSTKTQSSLEADRRTGRSRGSTARRERRYGVSSIQEINDSVGPGSSGRSLSTRSLRQRLRDTVGLCLPLPTHRRSQSAKGQVSSKRKIHLTELMLETCPFPPGSDLANKWHLIKQHTAPVSPHSSTALLDAFDSAHPSPEDEEERLRERRRLSIEEGVDPPPNAQIHTLEATSQNSSLYKLGPKMAPAVGEGLGEGRSLGTVSSISGGLSGIAAQVAASMAVPSHTVDCDSEEDSTTLCLQTRRPKQRHASGDTHCSRQPGPWKVHTQIDYIHCLVPDLQAITALPCYWGVMDRYQAEALLDGRPEGTFLLRDSAQEDYLFSVSFRRYNRSLHARIEQWNHNFSFDAHDPCVFHSSTVTGLLEHYKDPSACMFFEPLLTAPLHRTFPFSLQHLARAAICRRTTYDGIGALPLPPTMQDFLKEYHYKQKVRVRWLEREPPLKVK; from the exons ATGTGGGACAGTAGCGAGTCTAACAGCTTTAACAGCCTTCAGACAAAAGACGGCTGCGAAGTAATATTCACAAATAGAAGGG GTCGTGGTCTCCATTCTATGGAGAAAGTGGGCAAGATGTGGGGTAACCTCAGGAGTCGATGCCAAGCTCTCTTCCATAACGATGGCTCAGAGTCCCATCTGTGTAGCCAGGATTTAGATTGCGTCCACTGCGTGGTGGACTTGGGCAGGGGAGCACATGCAGAACCCTATGAAACTAGGTCTTCCACACCCTCAAGGACCTTGTCACCACTCCCACTGGTTACTGGAGGACGGAGAGGCCATAACTGTGTGGCAGACATTC AGATAGTAGAAATCTCTATTGACAAAGAGAGCGAGGATGCACGTAGGGGTCCCCTTGTCCGTAGGGACTCCTATTCCCGGCACGCTCCCTGGGGAGGTAAAAAGAAACATTCTTGTTCAACTAAAACACAAAGCTCACTCGAGGCTGACAGACGAACGGGACGCTCAAGAGGAAGTACAGCCAGGAGGGAGCGTCGATACGGAGTTAGCTCTATCCAAGAGATTAATGATTCTGTCGGACCTGGCAGCAGTGGGCGCAGCCTTAGCACTCGTTCTCTGCGACAGCGACTTCGGGACACTGTAGGCTTGTGCCTTCCTCTTCCCACACACCGCCGCTCTCAGTCAGCCAAAGGCCAGGTGTCCTCCAAACGTAAGATCCACCTGACTGAACTGATGCTCGAAACGTGCCCGTTCCCACCCGGTTCGGATCTGGCCAACAAGTGGCACCTAATTAAGCAACATACGGCGCCAGTCAGCCCTCATTCCTCAACCGCTCTTTTGGACGCATTTGATTCAGCACATCCTTCCCCTGAGGACGAGGAGGAGAGGCTGCGTGAAAGGCGTAGACTTAGCATAGAGGAAGGAGTGGATCCCCCTCCAAATGCGCAGATCCATACGCTGGAGGCAACTTCACAGAACTCTTCCCTCTATAAGCTGGGACCAAAGATGGCTCCTGCTGTTGGGGAAGGACTTGGGGAAGGCAGAAGTCTGGGAACAGTGTCCTCTATTTCTGGAGGGCTATCGGGGATTGCCGCACAGGTTGCAGCAAGTATGGCAGTGCCATCCCACACTGTAGACTGTGATTCTGAGGAGGACTCGACTACTCTTTGCTTACAGACTCGGAGGCCCAAGCAGAGGCATGCTTCTGGGGACACTCACTGCTCCAGACAGCCGGGGCCTTGGAAGGTCCACACACAGATTGATTATATCCATTGTTTGGTGCCTGACCTACAGGCCATAACTGCACTTCCTTGTTATTGGGGGGTGATGGACCGGTACCAAGCAGAAGCACTGCTGGACGGACGACCCGAGGGCACCTTCCTGCTACGCGACTCTGCACAGGAGGACTACTTGTTTTCTGTTAGTTTTAGGCGCTACAACCGTTCACTGCATGCACGCATCGAACAATGGAATCACAACTTTAGCTTTGATGCGCATGACCCCTGCGTCTTCCACTCTTCCACAGTAACAGGCCTGCTGGAGCACTATAAAGACCCCAGTGCCTGTATGTTCTTTGAGCCCCTGCTTACAGCTCCCTTACACCGGACTTTCCCTTTCAGCCTTCAGCACCTGGCGCGAGCCGCCATCTGCAGACGCACCACCTACGATGGCATTGGTGCCTTGCCACTGCCTCCAACCATGCAGGACTTCCTGAAGGAGTATCACTACAAACAGAAAGTCCGTGTGCGCTGGCTAGAGAGAGAGCCACCGCTCAAGGTCAAATGA